One region of Cyanobium sp. M30B3 genomic DNA includes:
- the rpoB gene encoding DNA-directed RNA polymerase subunit beta — translation MSSAIQVAKTATYLPDLVEVQRASFKWFLEKGLIEELESFSPITDYTGKLELHFIGSEYRLKRPRHDVEEAKRRDATFASQMYVTCRLVNKETGEIKEQEVFIGELPLMTERGTFIINGAERVIVNQIVRSPGVYFKDEQDKNGRKTFNASLIPNRGAWLKFETDKNDLLHVRVDKTRKINAHVLMRAIGLSDNDVLDKLRHPEYYQKSIEAANDEGISSEDQALLELYKKLRPGEPPSVSGGQSLLHSRFFDPKRYDLGRVGRYKINKKLRLTIPDAVRTLTAEDVLSTIDYLINLELDVGGASLDDIDHLGNRRVRSVGELLQNQVRVGLNRLERIIKERMTVGETESLTPAQLVNPKPLVAAIKEFFGSSQLSQFMDQTNPLAELTHKRRISALGPGGLTRERAGFAVRDIHPSHYGRICPIETPEGPNAGLIGSLATHARVNEYGFIETPFWKVENGIVLKQGDPIYLSADLEDECRVAPGDVPTDADGRITAELVPVRYRQDFEKVPPEQVDYVQLSPVQVISVATSLIPFLEHDDANRALMGSNMQRQAVPLLRPERPLVGTGLETQVARDSGMVPVTRVNGTVTFVDATAIVIRDESGVDHTHYLQKYQRSNQDTCLNQRPIVKLGDPVIAGQVLADGSACEGGEIALGQNVLIAYMPWEGYNYEDAILVSERLVTDDLYTSVHIEKYEIEARQTKLGPEEITREIPNVAEESLGNLDEMGIIRIGAFVESGDILVGKVTPKGESDQPPEEKLLRAIFGEKARDVRDNSLRVPGTERGRVVDVRIYTREQGDELPPGANMVVRVYVAKRLKIQVGDKMAGRHGNKGIISRILPREDMPYLPDGTPIDIVLNPLGVPSRMNVGQVFECLMGWASSHLDCRVKVVPFDEMHGAEKSKQTVQAFLEEAAKQPGKDWVYDPENPGKIQLIDGRSGEPFDQPVTVGYAHILKLVHLVDDKIHARSTGPYSLVTQQPLGGKAQQGGQRLGEMEVWALEAYGAAYTLQELLTVKSDDMQGRNEALNAIVKGKPIPRPGTPESFKVLMRELQSLGLDIAVYTDEGEEVDLMQDVNPRRSTPSRPTYESLGVADYDDD, via the coding sequence ATGAGCAGCGCGATCCAGGTCGCCAAGACCGCCACTTACCTGCCCGATCTGGTGGAGGTACAGCGGGCGAGCTTCAAATGGTTCCTGGAGAAGGGCCTGATCGAGGAGCTGGAGAGCTTCTCGCCCATCACCGACTACACCGGCAAGCTCGAGCTGCACTTCATCGGCAGTGAGTACCGCCTGAAGCGCCCCCGCCACGACGTGGAAGAGGCGAAGCGCCGCGACGCGACCTTCGCCTCGCAGATGTACGTCACCTGCCGCCTGGTCAACAAGGAGACCGGTGAGATCAAGGAGCAGGAGGTGTTCATCGGCGAACTGCCGCTGATGACCGAGCGGGGCACGTTCATCATCAACGGCGCCGAGCGCGTGATCGTGAACCAGATCGTGCGCTCGCCCGGTGTCTACTTCAAGGACGAGCAGGACAAGAACGGCCGCAAGACCTTCAACGCCAGCCTGATCCCCAACCGGGGCGCCTGGCTGAAGTTTGAAACCGACAAGAACGACCTGCTGCACGTGCGGGTCGACAAGACCCGCAAGATCAACGCCCACGTGCTGATGCGGGCCATCGGCCTGTCGGACAACGACGTGCTCGACAAGCTGCGCCACCCCGAGTACTACCAGAAGTCGATCGAGGCGGCCAACGACGAGGGCATCTCCTCGGAAGACCAGGCCCTGCTGGAGCTCTACAAGAAGCTGCGCCCGGGTGAGCCCCCGTCGGTGAGCGGCGGCCAGAGCCTGCTGCACAGCCGCTTCTTCGATCCCAAGCGCTACGACCTGGGCCGGGTGGGTCGCTACAAGATCAATAAGAAGCTGCGCCTCACCATCCCCGACGCGGTGCGCACCCTCACCGCCGAGGATGTGCTCAGCACGATCGACTACCTGATCAACCTGGAGCTCGATGTGGGCGGGGCCAGCCTCGACGACATCGACCACCTGGGCAACCGCCGCGTGCGCTCGGTGGGCGAGCTGCTCCAGAACCAGGTGCGGGTGGGCCTCAACCGGCTCGAGCGGATCATCAAGGAACGGATGACCGTGGGCGAGACCGAATCGCTCACGCCGGCCCAGCTGGTGAACCCCAAGCCGCTGGTGGCAGCGATCAAGGAGTTCTTCGGCTCCAGCCAGCTGAGCCAGTTCATGGACCAGACCAACCCGCTGGCCGAGCTCACCCACAAGCGCCGTATCAGCGCCCTCGGCCCTGGCGGTCTCACCCGCGAGCGGGCGGGTTTTGCCGTGCGCGACATCCACCCCTCCCACTACGGCCGCATCTGCCCGATCGAGACCCCGGAGGGGCCGAACGCCGGTCTGATCGGCTCGCTCGCCACCCATGCCCGGGTGAACGAGTACGGCTTCATCGAAACCCCCTTCTGGAAGGTGGAGAACGGCATCGTGCTCAAGCAGGGCGATCCGATCTATCTTTCCGCCGACCTGGAAGACGAGTGCCGCGTCGCCCCCGGCGACGTGCCCACCGATGCCGATGGCCGCATCACCGCCGAGCTGGTGCCGGTGCGCTATCGCCAGGACTTCGAGAAGGTGCCGCCGGAGCAGGTGGACTACGTCCAGCTCTCGCCGGTGCAGGTGATCTCCGTGGCCACCTCGCTGATCCCGTTCCTGGAGCACGACGACGCCAACCGCGCCCTGATGGGCTCCAACATGCAGCGCCAGGCGGTGCCGCTGCTGCGCCCTGAGCGGCCCCTGGTGGGGACCGGCCTGGAAACCCAGGTGGCGCGCGACTCCGGCATGGTGCCCGTCACCCGGGTGAACGGCACCGTGACCTTCGTGGATGCCACGGCCATCGTGATCCGCGATGAGAGCGGGGTGGACCACACCCACTACCTGCAGAAGTACCAGCGCTCCAACCAGGACACCTGCCTCAACCAGCGGCCGATCGTGAAGCTGGGCGACCCGGTGATCGCCGGCCAGGTGCTGGCCGATGGCTCGGCCTGCGAGGGCGGCGAGATTGCCCTCGGCCAGAACGTGCTGATCGCCTACATGCCCTGGGAGGGCTACAACTACGAGGACGCCATTCTGGTGAGCGAGCGCCTCGTCACCGACGACCTCTACACCTCGGTGCACATCGAGAAGTACGAGATCGAGGCCCGCCAGACCAAGCTCGGCCCCGAGGAGATCACCCGCGAGATCCCCAATGTGGCCGAGGAGAGCCTGGGCAACCTCGACGAGATGGGCATCATCCGCATCGGTGCCTTCGTGGAGAGCGGCGACATCCTGGTGGGCAAGGTGACGCCCAAGGGCGAATCCGACCAGCCCCCCGAGGAAAAACTGCTGCGGGCGATCTTCGGTGAGAAGGCCCGCGATGTGCGCGACAACTCCCTGCGGGTGCCGGGCACCGAGCGCGGCCGCGTGGTGGACGTGCGCATCTACACCCGGGAGCAGGGCGATGAACTGCCGCCGGGTGCGAACATGGTGGTGCGGGTGTATGTGGCCAAGCGCCTGAAGATTCAGGTGGGCGACAAGATGGCCGGCCGCCACGGCAACAAGGGCATCATCAGCCGCATCCTTCCCCGGGAGGACATGCCCTACCTGCCCGATGGCACGCCGATCGACATCGTGCTCAATCCCCTGGGGGTGCCGAGCCGCATGAACGTGGGCCAGGTGTTCGAGTGCCTGATGGGCTGGGCCTCCTCCCACCTCGACTGCCGCGTCAAGGTGGTGCCCTTCGACGAGATGCACGGAGCCGAGAAGAGCAAGCAGACCGTGCAGGCCTTCCTGGAGGAGGCGGCCAAGCAACCCGGCAAGGACTGGGTCTACGACCCTGAGAACCCCGGCAAGATCCAGCTGATCGACGGCCGCAGCGGCGAACCGTTCGATCAGCCGGTCACCGTGGGCTACGCCCACATCCTCAAGCTGGTGCACCTGGTGGACGACAAGATCCACGCCCGCTCCACCGGCCCCTACTCCCTGGTGACCCAGCAGCCCCTGGGCGGCAAGGCCCAGCAGGGCGGCCAGCGCCTGGGTGAGATGGAGGTGTGGGCCCTGGAGGCCTACGGCGCCGCCTACACCCTGCAGGAACTGCTCACTGTCAAGTCCGACGACATGCAGGGCCGCAACGAGGCGCTCAACGCCATCGTCAAGGGCAAGCCGATCCCCAGGCCCGGCACCCCCGAGTCGTTCAAGGTGCTGATGCGCGAGCTCCAGTCCCTGGGTCTGGACATCGCCGTGTACACCGATGAAGGCGAGGAAGTCGACCTGATGCAGGACGTGAATCCTCGCCGCAGCACCCCCAGCCGTCCCACCTACGAGTCCCTCGGCGTCGCGGATTACGACGACGACTGA
- a CDS encoding DNA-directed RNA polymerase subunit gamma codes for MSNSNLRTENHFDYVKITLASPERIMQWGQRTLPNGQVVGEVTKPETINYRTLKPEMDGLFCEKIFGPSKDWECHCGKYKRVRHRGIVCERCGVEVTESRVRRHRMGFIKLAAPVSHVWYLKGIPSYVAILLDMPLRDVEQIVYFNCYVVLDPGDHKSLTYKQLLTEDEWLEIEDEIFAEDSEIENEPVVGIGAEALKQLLEDLDLGETAEQLREEIAASKGQKRAKLIKRLRVIDNFIATDARPEWMVLDVIPVIPPDLRPMVQLDGGRFATSDLNDLYRRVINRNNRLARLQEILAPEIIVRNEKRMLQEAVDALIDNGRRGRTVVGANNRALKSLSDIIEGKQGRFRQNLLGKRVDYSGRSVIVVGPKLKMHQCGLPKEMAIELFQPFVIHRLIRQNIVNNIKAAKKLIQRADDEVMQVLQEVIEGHPILLNRAPTLHRLGIQAFEPKLVDGRAIQLHPLVCPAFNADFDGDQMAVHVPLAIEAQTEARMLMLASNNILSPATGEPIITPSQDMVLGAYYLTAEQPGSERPEFGDRSRTFASLEDVIAAHQDQHITLHDWIWVRFSGAVECDEEEREPQKQETLSDGTRIEQWLYRRDRFDEDGALISRYLLTTVGRVVINHTIIDAVAAS; via the coding sequence ATGTCCAACAGCAACCTCCGCACCGAAAACCACTTCGACTACGTGAAGATCACGCTCGCCTCGCCCGAGCGGATCATGCAGTGGGGTCAGCGCACCCTGCCCAACGGCCAGGTGGTGGGCGAGGTCACCAAGCCCGAAACGATCAACTACCGCACGCTCAAGCCGGAGATGGACGGCCTGTTCTGCGAGAAGATCTTCGGCCCCTCCAAAGACTGGGAGTGCCACTGCGGCAAGTACAAGCGGGTGCGTCACCGCGGCATCGTGTGTGAGCGCTGCGGCGTGGAGGTCACCGAGAGCCGGGTGCGCCGGCACCGCATGGGCTTCATCAAGCTGGCGGCCCCGGTGAGCCATGTGTGGTATCTGAAGGGGATTCCCAGCTACGTGGCGATCCTGCTCGACATGCCCCTGCGGGATGTGGAGCAGATCGTGTATTTCAACTGCTACGTGGTGCTCGATCCGGGCGATCACAAATCCCTCACCTACAAGCAGCTGCTCACCGAGGACGAGTGGCTGGAGATCGAGGACGAGATCTTTGCCGAGGATTCGGAGATTGAGAACGAGCCGGTGGTGGGCATCGGCGCTGAGGCGCTCAAGCAGCTGCTCGAGGACCTCGACCTGGGCGAAACCGCCGAGCAGCTGCGCGAGGAGATCGCCGCCAGCAAGGGCCAGAAGCGGGCCAAGCTGATCAAGCGCCTGCGCGTGATCGACAACTTCATCGCCACCGATGCCCGCCCCGAGTGGATGGTGCTCGATGTGATTCCGGTGATCCCCCCGGATCTGCGGCCGATGGTGCAGCTCGATGGTGGCCGCTTCGCCACCAGCGACCTCAACGACCTCTACCGCCGGGTGATCAACCGCAACAACCGCCTGGCGCGGCTGCAGGAGATCCTCGCTCCCGAGATCATCGTGCGCAACGAGAAGCGCATGCTGCAGGAGGCCGTCGACGCCCTGATCGACAACGGCCGCCGCGGCCGCACCGTGGTGGGTGCCAACAACCGGGCGCTCAAGTCGCTCAGCGACATCATCGAGGGCAAGCAGGGCCGCTTCCGCCAGAACCTGCTGGGCAAGCGGGTCGACTACTCGGGCCGTTCCGTGATCGTGGTGGGTCCCAAGCTGAAGATGCACCAGTGCGGCCTGCCCAAGGAGATGGCGATCGAGCTGTTCCAGCCGTTCGTGATCCATCGCCTGATCCGCCAGAACATCGTCAATAACATCAAGGCGGCCAAGAAGCTGATTCAGCGCGCCGACGATGAAGTGATGCAGGTGCTGCAGGAGGTGATCGAAGGCCATCCGATCCTCCTCAACCGCGCCCCCACCCTGCACCGCCTCGGCATCCAGGCGTTTGAGCCCAAGCTGGTGGATGGTCGCGCCATTCAGCTGCACCCGCTGGTGTGCCCCGCCTTCAACGCCGACTTCGACGGTGACCAGATGGCCGTGCACGTGCCACTGGCGATCGAGGCCCAGACCGAGGCCCGCATGCTGATGCTGGCCAGCAACAACATCCTCTCGCCGGCCACCGGCGAGCCGATCATCACCCCGTCCCAGGACATGGTGCTCGGCGCCTACTACCTCACCGCCGAGCAGCCCGGCAGTGAGAGGCCCGAGTTCGGCGATCGGTCGCGCACCTTCGCCAGCCTGGAGGACGTGATCGCCGCCCACCAGGATCAGCACATCACCCTGCACGACTGGATCTGGGTGCGCTTCAGCGGCGCTGTGGAGTGCGACGAGGAAGAGCGCGAGCCCCAGAAGCAGGAGACTCTCAGCGATGGCACCCGCATCGAACAGTGGCTCTACCGGCGCGACCGCTTCGACGAGGACGGCGCCCTGATCAGCCGTTACCTGCTCACCACCGTGGGCCGCGTGGTGATCAACCACACGATCATCGACGCCGTGGCTGCTTCCTGA